In the genome of Rhodamnia argentea isolate NSW1041297 chromosome 3, ASM2092103v1, whole genome shotgun sequence, one region contains:
- the LOC115753767 gene encoding CBL-interacting protein kinase 5, giving the protein MEKKGATLMHRYELGRMLGQGTFAKVYHGRNLKTGQNVAIKIIDKEKVLRVGLIDQIKREISVMRLVRHPNVVQLYEVMASKTKIYFAMEYVKGGELFNKVAKGKLKEDLARKYFQQLIEAVDFCHSRGVYHRDLKPENLLLDENGNLKVTDFGLSALWESRRQDGLLHTTCGTPAYVAPEVINKKGYDGAKADIWSCGVVLFVLMAGFLPFHDANLMEMYRKISKGDFRCPHWFPHEVRKLLSKILDPNPSTRITVDKIMNNSWFKKGFKRFEPPPSPRVDSSSTMKDIQAAFEPLDPDPESEKTAAKPPMSPLRPASFNAFDIISLSQGFDLSNLFEKYADQRPEARFTSTQPVSAIMSKFEQLASTEQFKFEKNNGVVKLQGNKEGRKGQLAIDAEFFEVTPSFSVVEVKKTAGDTLEYKEFCDHDLKPSLKDVVWVWHGSMPQQSQPA; this is encoded by the coding sequence ATGGAGAAGAAAGGTGCGACGTTGATGCATCGGTATGAGCTCGGGCGGATGCTAGGCCAGGGCACGTTCGCGAAGGTCTACCATGGGCGGAACCTGAAGACCGGGCAGAACGTGGCGATCAAGATCATCGACAAGGAGAAGGTGCTGAGGGTCGGCCTGATCGACCAGATCAAGCGCGAGATCTCCGTGATGCGCCTTGTGAGGCACCCCAACGTTGTGCAGCTCTATGAGGTCATGGCGAGCAAGACCAAGATTTACTTCGCGATGGAGTACGTCAAGGGCGGGGAGCTCTTCAACAAGGTGGCCAAGGGGAAGCTCAAGGAGGACCTTGCCCGGAAATACTTCCAGCAATTGATCGAGGCCGTCGACTTTTGCCACAGCCGCGGGGTCTACCACCGTGACCTCAAGCCCGAGAACCTCCTCCTCGACGAGAATGGCAACCTAAAGGTGACCGATTTTGGGCTGAGCGCTCTGTGGGAGTCCCGGAGGCAGGACGGGCTGCTCCACACGACATGCGGGACCCCAGCCTACGTGGCCCCGGAGGTCATCAACAAGAAGGGCTACGACGGGGCCAAGGCCGACATCTGGTCGTGCGGCGTCGTGTTGTTCGTTCTCATGGCGGGGTTTCTTCCATTCCATGATGCCAACCTCATGGAGATGTACAGGAAGATTAGCAAGGGGGACTTCAGGTGCCCTCATTGGTTCCCTCATGAAGTCAGGAAGCTGCTCTCCAAAATTCTTGACCCCAACCCCAGCACGAGGATCACTGTGGACAAAATCATGAACAATAGTTGGTTCAAGAAGGGGTTCAAGCGGTTCGAGCCCCCACCGTCCCCTCGGGTCGATAGCAGCTCAACAATGAAGGACATCCAGGCCGCATTCGAGCCGTTGGATCCAGATCCCGAATCGGAGAAGACGGCAGCAAAACCGCCCATGAGCCCGCTCAGGCCGGCCAGCTTCAACGCTTTCGACATCATATCCCTCTCGCAAGGATTCGACCTGTCCAACCTATTCGAGAAGTACGCGGACCAGAGGCCTGAGGCACGGTTCACAAGCACGCAGCCGGTGTCGGCGATCATGTCCAAGTTCGAGCAGCTGGCGTCGACGGAGCAATTCAAGTTCGAGAAGAACAATGGGGTGGTGAAGCTGCAAGGGAACAAGGAAGGGAGGAAAGGGCAGCTGGCCATAGACGCAGAGTTCTTCGAGGTCACGCCAAGCTTTTCAGTTGTGGAAGTCAAGAAAACAGCAGGGGACACATTGGAGTACAAGGAGTTCTGTGACCATGACTTGAAGCCTTCCTTGAAGGATGTTGTGTGGGTCTGGCATGGAAGTATGCCACAACAGTCTCAACCTGCttag